In one window of Leptospira sp. WS92.C1 DNA:
- a CDS encoding CHASE2 domain-containing protein: MSETKFKITPIYIIFIILGIIGIFLITFTAFFPNFSQTTEFLLVGFFILILSAYPIYRFIAANTPDKQRSGSIWLAVVVSLVMFFLYQIFTPLSELEESSVSWRFTLLRGGINKSEKESDEGTIEYTRYNPPPGARQDIQIIGITTTSLEKLQGKWPLPWKYYANIIDIFKNTSNQLMFDIFFVDYKPGQTDEMAEALTKNPQVMFDYPMETSLESKSSILNLENRIEVLRKFKLENVEDPNDEGRAWLKFPQPPIEPVADKASGLGFANIKKDESGLNRRMPLVAKLMNSGPLRETEYYPSIDLMIACNYLGVDIKKDIEVVMGKHVKIKNIPQKTLTTFNRKTLKLENKDIMNLPNEAREITIPIDEDGQMQINFPGGLYSFRAHEIFEAATEWKEEVASQFQNTIFLVAMYYATGAGAAKDTHLSPFGDMSGIEHHAAAINTILNQDFLYELPLWGEFLILIVVGLLAGVIQPRLKTWLAFIFFLATALIYSVTTLVNFSEFNLVHLYPTVILEQLFIFIGLIGFRILTEEENVKYIRSTFSKFVSKDIVDELLKNPENLNLGGSKRDITIFFSDIRGFTTMSEKMGPEELVQFLNQYLSEMTEIIIEFKGTIDKYMGDAIMAFWGAPVPLEDHAYYGCAAGLAQMRRLATLKEEWKSLDLPQMDIGIGLNSGPAVVGNMGSSHRMDYTCMGDTINLGSRLEGTNKEYGTHIIISEYTYEKVKDRIIARELDLIKVKGKTQPVRIYELLDLVNEEDLKLLRKPLQAS; this comes from the coding sequence ATGAGCGAAACGAAATTCAAAATTACTCCAATCTATATAATTTTTATCATTTTGGGAATCATAGGTATCTTTCTGATTACCTTCACTGCATTCTTTCCGAATTTTTCGCAAACGACCGAGTTTTTGCTTGTCGGTTTTTTTATTCTCATTCTGTCTGCGTATCCGATTTACAGATTCATCGCAGCCAACACACCGGATAAACAAAGATCGGGAAGTATCTGGCTTGCGGTGGTGGTGTCTTTGGTGATGTTTTTTCTTTATCAAATTTTTACTCCTCTTTCCGAGCTTGAAGAGTCGTCGGTTTCGTGGAGATTTACTCTTTTACGAGGCGGGATCAATAAGAGTGAAAAAGAATCCGACGAAGGCACGATTGAATACACTCGTTACAATCCTCCACCGGGTGCGCGTCAGGATATTCAGATCATTGGAATCACAACGACCTCTTTGGAAAAGTTGCAAGGTAAATGGCCATTGCCTTGGAAATATTACGCAAACATCATCGACATTTTTAAGAATACTTCCAATCAGTTGATGTTCGATATTTTCTTTGTGGATTATAAGCCCGGCCAAACGGATGAAATGGCGGAAGCACTGACCAAAAATCCGCAGGTCATGTTTGACTACCCGATGGAGACTAGTTTAGAATCCAAGAGTTCCATACTCAATCTTGAAAATCGGATCGAAGTGCTTCGAAAGTTCAAATTGGAGAATGTGGAGGATCCGAACGATGAGGGTCGAGCCTGGTTAAAGTTTCCCCAACCTCCGATCGAGCCGGTTGCAGACAAGGCATCTGGATTAGGATTTGCGAATATTAAAAAAGACGAAAGTGGACTCAATCGGAGGATGCCACTCGTCGCCAAGCTGATGAATTCCGGTCCGCTTCGAGAAACTGAATACTATCCTTCTATCGATTTGATGATTGCGTGTAATTATCTCGGAGTTGATATAAAAAAAGACATTGAAGTTGTCATGGGGAAACACGTAAAAATTAAGAACATTCCTCAGAAGACCTTGACCACTTTTAACCGCAAAACGTTGAAACTAGAAAACAAAGATATCATGAATTTGCCGAACGAAGCGAGGGAGATTACGATTCCGATCGACGAAGACGGACAGATGCAGATCAATTTTCCGGGCGGACTCTATTCCTTTCGAGCTCATGAAATTTTTGAAGCGGCAACCGAATGGAAAGAAGAGGTGGCGTCTCAGTTTCAGAATACGATTTTTCTTGTGGCGATGTATTATGCGACCGGAGCGGGAGCGGCAAAGGATACGCACCTTTCTCCGTTTGGGGACATGTCAGGAATCGAACATCACGCTGCGGCGATCAACACCATTCTCAATCAAGATTTCTTATATGAATTACCTCTTTGGGGAGAATTCTTAATTCTGATCGTAGTAGGACTTCTTGCGGGTGTAATACAACCAAGGCTTAAAACTTGGTTAGCGTTTATCTTTTTCTTGGCGACGGCGCTGATCTATTCTGTGACTACGCTGGTAAATTTTTCGGAATTCAATTTAGTGCATCTCTATCCGACTGTGATTTTGGAGCAGCTTTTCATTTTTATTGGGCTCATCGGATTTCGAATCTTGACGGAAGAGGAAAACGTAAAATACATTCGCAGTACGTTTTCCAAATTCGTATCCAAGGATATTGTGGACGAGTTACTCAAGAATCCCGAGAATTTAAATCTCGGTGGATCCAAACGTGACATCACGATCTTCTTTTCGGATATTCGCGGATTTACAACGATGTCGGAAAAAATGGGACCGGAAGAATTAGTTCAATTCTTGAACCAGTATCTTTCCGAAATGACGGAGATCATCATTGAGTTTAAGGGAACGATTGATAAATACATGGGTGATGCAATTATGGCATTTTGGGGGGCTCCAGTGCCTCTGGAGGATCATGCTTACTATGGTTGTGCTGCTGGTCTTGCGCAGATGAGGCGACTTGCAACCTTAAAGGAAGAATGGAAGAGTTTGGATCTCCCCCAAATGGATATTGGAATCGGTCTAAATTCAGGACCTGCGGTCGTTGGAAATATGGGGAGTTCCCACAGGATGGATTATACCTGTATGGGAGACACGATCAACCTTGGATCCAGATTGGAAGGAACGAATAAGGAATACGGGACCCATATCATTATTTCTGAGTACACCTACGAAAAGGTAAAGGACAGGATCATCGCAAGAGAACTGGACCTGATTAAAGTGAAGGGAAAAACTCAACCGGTTCGGATTTATGAACTTCTGGATTTGGTAAACGAGGAAGACCTCAAGCTATTAAGAAAACCTTTGCAGGCGAGCTGA
- a CDS encoding proline--tRNA ligase: MKASKYILPTEKENPADAVVASHRLMIRAGLARKSSAGLYFYLPLGLKVLKKIEQIVREEMNAIGALEFDLPILTPSDFWEQSGRWSAMGKEMFRIKDRHDLSYALGPTHEESFGFLFKPLLKSYKDLPVNVYQIKTKFRDEIRPRFGVIRSREFVMKDAYSFNLDEESLDESYQSMRVAYRKIFDRCGLKTIPVQADSGSMGGSASEEFMVVSPIGEETLLLCNACGYSSNSEKTPSRLPIETVPKIFPEKKELVTPGKTTIAAVSEFLGIAEKETLKAVALKSEKKKILVYLRGDLELNLHKLHSLLKIADSEPMTDAEVRELGMVPGFIAPMAPNDQVKILYDRSLQKNFPYVIGGKKEDLHVQGYVLEKEISNLPEFADLALAREGDLCPNCNSPLKAEKGIEVGHIFKLGEKYTKAFGIQVLDQNGKSRTLTMGCYGIGVNRTMATVIEQCNDEKGIFWPIGIAPFEVTLVSITKGEDQYKKAEEFYNVLKNEGIEIFWDDRDVGPGFKLKDSELIGFPIRITVGKKFFENGEISIYNRKKDQEESFVFTDYEDLMARVESLRQELFGELE, translated from the coding sequence ATGAAAGCATCGAAATATATTCTTCCCACAGAAAAAGAAAATCCTGCGGACGCGGTAGTTGCGTCCCATAGACTTATGATCCGAGCGGGTCTTGCACGCAAGTCCTCCGCCGGGCTTTACTTTTATTTGCCTTTGGGTCTCAAGGTCCTCAAAAAAATCGAACAAATCGTTCGCGAAGAGATGAATGCGATCGGAGCTCTGGAGTTTGATCTTCCGATTTTGACTCCGTCAGATTTTTGGGAGCAGAGCGGGAGATGGAGCGCGATGGGAAAAGAAATGTTTCGCATCAAAGACAGACACGATTTGTCTTACGCGCTCGGTCCCACTCATGAGGAATCGTTCGGCTTTTTGTTCAAGCCTCTTTTGAAGTCATACAAAGATCTTCCTGTAAATGTATATCAGATCAAGACAAAGTTTCGGGATGAAATTCGTCCTCGATTTGGAGTCATTCGCTCGAGAGAATTTGTTATGAAAGACGCGTATTCTTTCAATTTGGATGAGGAATCTCTGGATGAAAGCTATCAATCGATGCGGGTTGCATATAGAAAAATTTTTGATCGTTGCGGATTGAAAACGATTCCGGTTCAGGCCGATTCCGGAAGCATGGGCGGTTCCGCTTCGGAAGAATTTATGGTAGTTTCTCCTATCGGAGAGGAAACCTTACTTCTTTGTAATGCCTGTGGATATAGTTCCAACAGTGAAAAAACTCCTTCTCGATTACCGATTGAAACTGTTCCGAAAATCTTTCCCGAAAAAAAGGAATTGGTGACTCCCGGAAAAACAACGATCGCCGCAGTCAGCGAGTTTCTTGGAATTGCGGAAAAAGAAACGCTCAAAGCGGTGGCTTTGAAGTCGGAGAAAAAAAAGATCCTTGTCTATCTTCGTGGAGATTTGGAACTCAATCTGCACAAACTCCATTCTCTTTTGAAAATTGCGGATTCAGAACCGATGACGGACGCTGAAGTTAGAGAACTCGGGATGGTTCCCGGTTTTATCGCGCCGATGGCGCCTAACGACCAAGTGAAGATACTCTACGATCGTTCTTTACAGAAAAACTTTCCCTATGTTATAGGTGGAAAAAAAGAAGACCTTCATGTCCAAGGATATGTTTTGGAAAAAGAAATTTCCAATCTACCTGAATTTGCGGATCTTGCGCTCGCGAGAGAAGGGGATCTTTGTCCAAACTGCAATTCCCCATTGAAAGCGGAAAAAGGGATCGAAGTCGGGCATATTTTCAAACTCGGTGAAAAATATACAAAAGCTTTTGGGATCCAAGTTTTGGATCAAAACGGAAAATCCAGAACCCTTACAATGGGTTGTTATGGAATCGGAGTCAATCGAACCATGGCTACTGTGATCGAACAGTGTAACGATGAAAAAGGAATTTTCTGGCCGATCGGAATCGCACCTTTCGAGGTGACTCTAGTGAGTATTACGAAAGGCGAGGATCAGTATAAAAAAGCAGAAGAATTTTATAATGTTCTAAAGAATGAAGGGATCGAAATTTTCTGGGATGATCGAGACGTAGGTCCCGGATTTAAACTCAAGGATTCGGAATTGATCGGATTTCCGATTCGGATCACAGTTGGAAAAAAATTCTTTGAGAACGGCGAGATTTCGATCTATAACCGAAAAAAAGATCAGGAAGAATCTTTTGTATTCACCGATTACGAGGATTTGATGGCAAGGGTGGAATCTCTTCGTCAGGAGCTCTTCGGGGAGTTGGAATAG
- a CDS encoding DUF1564 family protein: MLSLHFFLRVLFLFVQFPSSPPSPRTVLSMGKSFFSPGLLNCPIRNTGHLCTLLIPDHLAKEDSLAPKLLRNRLQFLLLKWGEDAVRKKFLGRRLIYAKYQEENLNLVKMNFRPFEEDWCRLSILALGLGVSRCLLFAILLELDKNQKLNRKTKFRGVPTRIRITRRLNSIQKKLTSKINLSRARPS, encoded by the coding sequence ATGCTTTCTTTACACTTTTTTCTCCGTGTTTTGTTTCTTTTTGTCCAATTTCCATCTTCACCCCCTTCTCCAAGAACCGTTTTGAGTATGGGGAAATCTTTTTTTAGTCCAGGACTCTTAAACTGTCCAATTCGGAATACCGGACATCTCTGCACCCTTCTCATACCGGATCATTTGGCAAAAGAGGATAGCTTGGCACCGAAACTTTTGCGAAATCGCTTGCAATTTCTTCTTTTGAAATGGGGTGAGGATGCAGTCCGCAAAAAATTTCTTGGAAGACGTCTGATTTACGCAAAATATCAGGAAGAAAATTTGAATCTGGTTAAGATGAATTTTCGCCCGTTTGAGGAGGATTGGTGTAGGTTGAGTATTCTCGCTTTAGGACTGGGGGTATCTCGATGTTTGTTATTTGCAATTTTACTCGAATTAGACAAGAACCAGAAACTCAATCGTAAAACAAAATTCCGAGGAGTTCCAACAAGAATTCGTATCACAAGAAGATTGAACTCAATTCAAAAGAAGCTCACAAGCAAAATCAATCTTTCACGAGCTCGCCCGTCCTAA
- the trpB gene encoding tryptophan synthase subunit beta, which yields MGKESNYSEKKGYFGEFGGRYAPEILHDALVELESTYTKLKKNKQFKKELEYYRKNYIGRPSPLTYAERLTKAWGGARIWLKREDLNHTGAHKINNTIGQVLIAKAMGKTRIIAETGAGQHGVATATVGAMFQMKTVVYMGDEDLRRQELNAIRMRMMGATVVGVSSGTATLKDATSEAMRDWALNVADTHYIVGSSIGPHPFPTIVRDFQSVIGIESRKQFQKTNGKLPNVVIACVGGGSNAIGMFYGFIKDKKVKLYGVEAGGYSSEPGSHSATMAFGRTGFLHGTKTLVIQDEFGQIVPAHSVSAGLDYPGVGPEHAHFHKSGRVKYANVGDEAALDAFLEVCRIEGIIPALETAHAFRFAKDLAKEMGKKEDILICLSGRGDKDVAEVARLRKGEFT from the coding sequence ATGGGAAAAGAATCAAACTATTCTGAAAAAAAAGGATATTTCGGAGAATTCGGAGGAAGATACGCTCCTGAAATTCTGCACGATGCTCTGGTGGAACTCGAATCTACGTATACGAAGCTCAAGAAAAATAAACAGTTCAAAAAAGAACTCGAGTATTATAGAAAAAATTATATTGGCCGACCTTCCCCTCTCACATACGCGGAACGTCTGACAAAAGCTTGGGGGGGCGCGAGAATCTGGCTCAAAAGGGAAGATCTCAATCATACTGGCGCCCACAAAATCAACAATACGATCGGTCAGGTTTTGATCGCAAAGGCGATGGGTAAAACAAGAATCATCGCGGAAACAGGGGCCGGTCAACACGGGGTTGCGACTGCTACCGTGGGCGCTATGTTTCAGATGAAAACGGTCGTTTATATGGGAGACGAGGACCTTCGTCGTCAGGAACTCAATGCGATCCGGATGCGAATGATGGGTGCGACCGTGGTCGGGGTATCCAGCGGAACCGCGACTCTCAAAGATGCGACCAGCGAAGCGATGAGAGATTGGGCGTTGAACGTGGCGGATACTCATTATATCGTAGGTTCATCCATCGGCCCCCATCCATTTCCGACGATCGTAAGAGACTTTCAATCCGTGATCGGAATCGAATCCAGAAAACAATTTCAAAAAACCAACGGGAAACTTCCGAATGTGGTTATAGCTTGTGTCGGTGGCGGTTCCAATGCGATCGGAATGTTTTACGGATTCATCAAAGATAAAAAAGTAAAATTATACGGTGTGGAAGCAGGCGGATATTCTTCCGAACCTGGATCTCATTCGGCAACGATGGCGTTTGGAAGAACCGGATTTTTACACGGGACAAAAACACTCGTGATTCAAGATGAGTTTGGACAGATCGTCCCCGCGCATTCCGTTTCCGCGGGACTCGACTACCCTGGGGTAGGACCCGAACACGCACACTTTCACAAAAGCGGAAGAGTAAAATATGCAAATGTGGGAGACGAGGCCGCGTTAGACGCCTTCTTGGAAGTCTGTAGGATCGAAGGGATCATTCCCGCATTAGAAACAGCACATGCGTTTCGGTTTGCAAAGGACCTTGCCAAAGAAATGGGAAAGAAAGAGGACATTCTGATTTGTCTATCCGGAAGAGGGGACAAAGACGTCGCCGAAGTAGCAAGACTTCGCAAAGGAGAATTTACTTGA
- the trpA gene encoding tryptophan synthase subunit alpha, translating to MSAISSAFSSEKSVFIPYISLGDPNYESCVTWADALIKGGAGILELGIPFTDPVADGPVIQKAFKRALAHPFSMKKILEITAEIHRLHPEIPLVYLTYFNPLYSMGLDTFAEIAKNSGIQGLIIPDLPYDTPEAEEFFTQLEKRKIDFIHLVTPATTEERIQSMKSLATGFIYYVTSYGVTGERRALSEGLEDRIKMVRKKVALPVCAGFGISTVDQAKEISTYADGVIIGSAIQKIIEENGNNSELCAKKLFEYASGIRSSMR from the coding sequence TTGAGCGCGATTTCTTCCGCATTCTCTTCCGAGAAAAGTGTTTTTATTCCTTATATATCTCTTGGTGATCCGAACTACGAATCCTGCGTAACTTGGGCGGACGCGCTCATCAAAGGTGGGGCCGGGATTTTAGAATTAGGAATTCCTTTTACGGATCCGGTTGCGGACGGTCCGGTAATTCAGAAAGCGTTTAAGAGAGCGCTGGCTCATCCGTTTTCGATGAAAAAAATTCTCGAGATCACCGCCGAAATTCATAGACTCCATCCTGAAATTCCACTCGTGTATCTTACTTATTTCAATCCCTTGTATTCCATGGGTTTGGATACGTTCGCCGAGATTGCTAAAAATTCTGGAATCCAAGGTTTGATCATCCCGGATCTTCCATATGATACTCCGGAGGCTGAAGAATTTTTCACTCAACTTGAAAAGAGAAAAATTGATTTTATTCATCTTGTAACCCCCGCTACCACAGAAGAAAGAATTCAATCTATGAAATCTCTTGCGACTGGTTTTATCTACTATGTGACTTCTTATGGGGTGACGGGTGAAAGAAGAGCTTTATCCGAAGGTCTGGAAGATCGAATCAAGATGGTTCGTAAGAAAGTAGCCCTTCCTGTTTGTGCGGGATTCGGAATCTCTACTGTAGATCAGGCGAAAGAAATTTCCACATATGCGGACGGCGTGATCATCGGTTCCGCGATCCAAAAAATCATTGAAGAGAATGGAAATAATTCGGAACTATGTGCGAAAAAACTTTTTGAATACGCATCCGGGATTCGTTCTTCAATGAGATAA